The following coding sequences lie in one Arabidopsis thaliana chromosome 3, partial sequence genomic window:
- the bHLH121 gene encoding basic helix-loop-helix (bHLH) DNA-binding superfamily protein (basic Helix-Loop-Helix 121 (bHLH121); FUNCTIONS IN: DNA binding, sequence-specific DNA binding transcription factor activity; INVOLVED IN: regulation of transcription; LOCATED IN: nucleus; EXPRESSED IN: 22 plant structures; EXPRESSED DURING: 15 growth stages; CONTAINS InterPro DOMAIN/s: Helix-loop-helix DNA-binding domain (InterPro:IPR001092), Helix-loop-helix DNA-binding (InterPro:IPR011598); BEST Arabidopsis thaliana protein match is: basic helix-loop-helix (bHLH) DNA-binding superfamily protein (TAIR:AT4G36060.2); Has 35333 Blast hits to 34131 proteins in 2444 species: Archae - 798; Bacteria - 22429; Metazoa - 974; Fungi - 991; Plants - 531; Viruses - 0; Other Eukaryotes - 9610 (source: NCBI BLink).), which translates to MGIRENGIMLVSRERERARRLENRESIFAEPPCLLLAHRISPSPSILPAEEEVMDVSARKSQKAGREKLRREKLNEHFVELGNVLDPERPKNDKATILTDTVQLLKELTSEVNKLKSEYTALTDESRELTQEKNDLREEKTSLKSDIENLNLQYQQRLRSMSPWGAAMDHTVMMAPPPSFPYPMPIAMPPGSIPMHPSMPSYTYFGNQNPSMIPAPCPTYMPYMPPNTVVEQQSVHIPQNPGNRSREPRAKVSRESRSEKAEDSNEVATQLELKTPGSTSDKDTLQRPEKTKRCKRNNNNNSIEESSHSSKCSSSPSVRDHSSSSSVAGGQKPDDAK; encoded by the exons atggGGATAAGAGAAAATGGAATAATGCTTGtgagcagagagagagagcgagcGAGGAGGCTAGAGAATCGAGAATCGATCTTCGCCGAACCACCTTGTCTTCTCTTAGCTCATCGAATCTCTCCGTCGCCGTCGATTCTTCCCGCCG AAGAGGAGGTCATGGACGTTTCTGCTAGAAAGTCACAAAAAGCTGGGCGCGAAAAGTTGAGGAGGGAAAAACTGAATGAGCATTTTGTTGAACTGGGAAATGTACTCG ATCCAGAGAGACCCAAGAATGACAAAGCCACGATTCTGACTGATACTGTTCAGTTGTTGAAAGAGCTCACATCTGAAGTCAACAAACTGAAATCTGAGTACACCGCATTGACAGATGAGTCCCGCGAG TTGACACAGGAGAAAAACGAcctgagagaagaaaagacatCGCTGAAATCAGATATAGAGAATCTCAATCTTCAATACCAGCAGAGATTAAGGTCAATGTCTCCATGGGGAGCTGCGATGGATCACACAGTCATGATGGCTCCACCACCCTCCTTTCCATACCCTATGCCTATTGCTATGCCTCCCGGGTCAATCCCAATGCATCCATCAATGCCATCTTACACATACTTTGGGAACCAGAACCCTAGCATGATCCCAGCTCCATGTCCTACATACATGCCCTACATGCCTCCTAATACAGTCGTTGAGCAACAATCCGTGCACATTCCACAGAACCCCGGTAACCGTTCTCGGGAACCTAGAGCAAAGGTTTCAAGAGAGAGCAGATCTGAGAAAGCAGAGGACTCCAACGAAGTTGCAACACAACTCGAATTAAAAACCCCTGGATCTACTTCTGATAAG GATACATTGCAAAGGCcagagaagacaaagagatgtaagagaaacaacaacaacaactcaataGAAGAAAGCTCTCATTCTAGCAAGTGTTCATCTTCTCCGAGCGTACGAGACCACAGTTCTTCCAGTAGCGTAGCTGGTGGCCAAAAACCTGATGATGCAAAATGA
- the bHLH121 gene encoding basic helix-loop-helix (bHLH) DNA-binding superfamily protein, translated as MVELDTKICLRVGLQYDLLSLFDVLVAEEEVMDVSARKSQKAGREKLRREKLNEHFVELGNVLDPERPKNDKATILTDTVQLLKELTSEVNKLKSEYTALTDESRELTQEKNDLREEKTSLKSDIENLNLQYQQRLRSMSPWGAAMDHTVMMAPPPSFPYPMPIAMPPGSIPMHPSMPSYTYFGNQNPSMIPAPCPTYMPYMPPNTVVEQQSVHIPQNPGNRSREPRAKVSRESRSEKAEDSNEVATQLELKTPGSTSDKDTLQRPEKTKRCKRNNNNNSIEESSHSSKCSSSPSVRDHSSSSSVAGGQKPDDAK; from the exons ATGGTGGAATTGGATACTAAAATATGTCTAAGAGTGGGACTGCAATATGACCTTCTTAGTTTATTCGATGTTTTGGTTGCAGAAGAGGAGGTCATGGACGTTTCTGCTAGAAAGTCACAAAAAGCTGGGCGCGAAAAGTTGAGGAGGGAAAAACTGAATGAGCATTTTGTTGAACTGGGAAATGTACTCG ATCCAGAGAGACCCAAGAATGACAAAGCCACGATTCTGACTGATACTGTTCAGTTGTTGAAAGAGCTCACATCTGAAGTCAACAAACTGAAATCTGAGTACACCGCATTGACAGATGAGTCCCGCGAG TTGACACAGGAGAAAAACGAcctgagagaagaaaagacatCGCTGAAATCAGATATAGAGAATCTCAATCTTCAATACCAGCAGAGATTAAGGTCAATGTCTCCATGGGGAGCTGCGATGGATCACACAGTCATGATGGCTCCACCACCCTCCTTTCCATACCCTATGCCTATTGCTATGCCTCCCGGGTCAATCCCAATGCATCCATCAATGCCATCTTACACATACTTTGGGAACCAGAACCCTAGCATGATCCCAGCTCCATGTCCTACATACATGCCCTACATGCCTCCTAATACAGTCGTTGAGCAACAATCCGTGCACATTCCACAGAACCCCGGTAACCGTTCTCGGGAACCTAGAGCAAAGGTTTCAAGAGAGAGCAGATCTGAGAAAGCAGAGGACTCCAACGAAGTTGCAACACAACTCGAATTAAAAACCCCTGGATCTACTTCTGATAAG GATACATTGCAAAGGCcagagaagacaaagagatgtaagagaaacaacaacaacaactcaataGAAGAAAGCTCTCATTCTAGCAAGTGTTCATCTTCTCCGAGCGTACGAGACCACAGTTCTTCCAGTAGCGTAGCTGGTGGCCAAAAACCTGATGATGCAAAATGA
- the bHLH121 gene encoding basic helix-loop-helix (bHLH) DNA-binding superfamily protein (basic Helix-Loop-Helix 121 (bHLH121); FUNCTIONS IN: DNA binding, sequence-specific DNA binding transcription factor activity; INVOLVED IN: regulation of transcription; LOCATED IN: nucleus; EXPRESSED IN: 22 plant structures; EXPRESSED DURING: 15 growth stages; CONTAINS InterPro DOMAIN/s: Helix-loop-helix DNA-binding domain (InterPro:IPR001092), Helix-loop-helix DNA-binding (InterPro:IPR011598); BEST Arabidopsis thaliana protein match is: basic helix-loop-helix (bHLH) DNA-binding superfamily protein (TAIR:AT4G36060.2); Has 932 Blast hits to 926 proteins in 120 species: Archae - 0; Bacteria - 12; Metazoa - 104; Fungi - 27; Plants - 744; Viruses - 6; Other Eukaryotes - 39 (source: NCBI BLink).) codes for MDVSARKSQKAGREKLRREKLNEHFVELGNVLDPERPKNDKATILTDTVQLLKELTSEVNKLKSEYTALTDESRELTQEKNDLREEKTSLKSDIENLNLQYQQRLRSMSPWGAAMDHTVMMAPPPSFPYPMPIAMPPGSIPMHPSMPSYTYFGNQNPSMIPAPCPTYMPYMPPNTVVEQQSVHIPQNPGNRSREPRAKVSRESRSEKAEDSNEVATQLELKTPGSTSDKDTLQRPEKTKRCKRNNNNNSIEESSHSSKCSSSPSVRDHSSSSSVAGGQKPDDAK; via the exons ATGGACGTTTCTGCTAGAAAGTCACAAAAAGCTGGGCGCGAAAAGTTGAGGAGGGAAAAACTGAATGAGCATTTTGTTGAACTGGGAAATGTACTCG ATCCAGAGAGACCCAAGAATGACAAAGCCACGATTCTGACTGATACTGTTCAGTTGTTGAAAGAGCTCACATCTGAAGTCAACAAACTGAAATCTGAGTACACCGCATTGACAGATGAGTCCCGCGAG TTGACACAGGAGAAAAACGAcctgagagaagaaaagacatCGCTGAAATCAGATATAGAGAATCTCAATCTTCAATACCAGCAGAGATTAAGGTCAATGTCTCCATGGGGAGCTGCGATGGATCACACAGTCATGATGGCTCCACCACCCTCCTTTCCATACCCTATGCCTATTGCTATGCCTCCCGGGTCAATCCCAATGCATCCATCAATGCCATCTTACACATACTTTGGGAACCAGAACCCTAGCATGATCCCAGCTCCATGTCCTACATACATGCCCTACATGCCTCCTAATACAGTCGTTGAGCAACAATCCGTGCACATTCCACAGAACCCCGGTAACCGTTCTCGGGAACCTAGAGCAAAGGTTTCAAGAGAGAGCAGATCTGAGAAAGCAGAGGACTCCAACGAAGTTGCAACACAACTCGAATTAAAAACCCCTGGATCTACTTCTGATAAG GATACATTGCAAAGGCcagagaagacaaagagatgtaagagaaacaacaacaacaactcaataGAAGAAAGCTCTCATTCTAGCAAGTGTTCATCTTCTCCGAGCGTACGAGACCACAGTTCTTCCAGTAGCGTAGCTGGTGGCCAAAAACCTGATGATGCAAAATGA
- a CDS encoding AP-5 complex subunit beta-like protein, protein MTTTTPEKTPARPLSIQDWDVLIDDFRDAGAPRDWFTSVFQIDSLVDFALSSLLKKDFPTPVKLSILVFLDEFSPILFDNCGSDTFDRFIDVLRTIVQSPTDGSSGLKEQAMVSFTSVLVSIDSFSVGHVEAVVDLLLALVNRPNHGFDRQARAIACECLRQLEKAFPGLLSDVAGHLWSLCQAERTHAVQAYLLLFTTIVYNVVNQKLKVSLLSTSVPLVPFNAPNWMRDESSIMSQGQGLGPDQKELRRTLAFMLESPYLFTSCAMMEFMGMVVPLASALELQASMLKVQFLGMIYSFDPMLCHVVLLMYSRFPDAFEGQEKEIMRRLMLFSKETQIYLVFRLLALHWLMGLLNKHMLSGELEKRTSVLEMGQKFHPVVFDPLALKALKLDLLVQCSVSSNALSGGDNSKSAGDLLQDCLVSVSDFKWLPPWSSETELAFRTLHKFLICASTHSDSDPSTTRILMESSLFQNVQGLLVDMTLEFQILVPVIVAFIERLIHCHKHQWLGERFLQIVDENLLPKLKKKNLLTAYFPLFHRIAENDTIPPSRLIELLTKFVISLVEKRGLDVGLKLWDQGTEVLGICRTLMSHHKSSRLFLGLSRLLSLTCLYFPDLEVRDNARIYLRMLVCIPGQRIKNILKPADAVTPSTHSSTFFSVQSPRFRHDPSKSRNLSSYIHLERVTPLLVKQSWSLSLPSLSVGTDGYSIIENKIQVDEVEPDGSQELQILPEARRIESGKPTLRVMDSKIAEILERLRRYFSVIPDFKHMPGIKVRITCTLRLDAEPYSSIWGSETQKIDLEKVDSPPAIFATVLKFSSSAPYGSIPSCRIPFLLGEPHWNSNVPNEEVSLDIVVVENTLKEEEKDGLRGAPVTVELEPREPTPGLVEVSMEANAENGQMIQGKLESVPVGIEDMFLKALAPPDEPEDTIPSYYSDLFNALWEVCGSSSSTAHETFALKGGKMAAAVSGTRSVKLLEVPAETVIQATELRLAPFVVAISGEQLVNIVRDGGIIENIVWKEEEEEQGDHTNADQPSSSSVGLNRGPLRLTYIGYGDDQEVPMTRSRGKMGTIKMLMFLPPRYHLMFEMEVGQGSTLVHIRTDYWPCLAYVDDYLEALFL, encoded by the exons ATGACCACGACGACGCCGGAGAAGACTCCGGCGAGACCTCTCTCTATCCAAGATTGGGACGTTCTCATCGACGACTTCCGCGACGCCGGCGCTCCTCGCGACTGGTTCACTTCCGTTTTCCAGATTGATTCTCTGGTGGACTTCGCTCTCTCGTCTCTCCTCAAAAAAGACTTCCCTACACCAGTGAAGCTCTCAATCCTAGTCTTTCTCGATGAATTTTCCCcgattttgtttgataattgTGGTAGCGATACCTTTGATCGCTTCATCGATGTTCTCCGGACGATCGTGCAATCTCCAACTGATGGATCGTCAGGATTGAAAGAGCAAGCTATGGTCTCTTTCACGTCTGTGCTTGTATCGattgattctttctctgtaGGTCACGTTGAAGCAGTTGTTGATTTGCTTCTTGCGCTCGTTAATCGTCCTAACCACGGATTTGATCGACAAGCTCGTGCTATCGCCTGTGAGTGTTTACGTCAGCTTGAGAAAGCTTTTCCTGGTTTGTTATCTGATGTCGCTGGTCATCTTTGGTCGTTGTGTCAAGCGGAGAGAACTCACGCCGTGCAAGCTTATCTTCTCTTGTTCACCACAATTGTCTACAATGTGGTTAATCAGAAGCTTAAGGTTTCACTTCTTAGTACCTCTGTACCTTTGGTGCCTTTTAATGCTCCTAATTGGATGCGTGATGAGAGTTCGATTATGAGTCAAGGTCAAGGGTTGGGGCCAGATCAGAAGGAACTGAGACGAACATTGGCTTTTATGTTGGAATCTCCGTATTTGTTTACTTCTTGTGCTATGATGGAATTTATGGGTATGGTTGTGCCACTTGCATCGGCGTTGGAGTTACAGGCTTCTATGTTGAAAGTTCAGTTCTTGGGGATGATTTATTCGTTTGATCCAATGCTTTGTCATGTTGTCTTGCTTATGTATTCTCGGTTCCCTGATGCGTTTGAGggacaagagaaagagatcatGAGACGTCTTATGCTCTTTTCAAAGGAGACTCAGATCTATCTTGTTTTCCGTTTGCTTGCGCTGCACTGGTTAATGGGTTTGTTGAATAAGCATATGTTGAGTGGGGAGCTTGAGAAGAGGACATCTGTTCTTGAGATGGGTCAGAAGTTTCATCCTGTCGTTTTTGATCCACTCGCTTTGAAAGCGTTGAAGCTTGATCTGCTGGTACAATGCTCTGTGAGTTCCAACGCTTTGAGTGGAGGTGATAACAGTAAATCTGCTGGGGATTTGTTGCAGGACTGCTTGGTATCGGTTTCGGATTTCAAATGGTTGCCTCCATGGAGCTCAGAAACTGAACTAGCATTCCGCACTTTACACAAGTTTCTGATATGTGCATCTACACATTCCGACTCTGACCCTTCCACCACTAGAATCCTTATGGAGTCTAGCCTCTTCCAAAACGTGCAG GGGTTGCTGGTAGACATGACTTTGGAGTTTCAAATCTTGGTCCCTGTTATTGTGGCTTTTATTGAGCGGTTGATTCACTGTCACAAGCATCAGTGGTTAGGAGAGCGGTTTCTTCAGATAGTCGATGAGAATCTGCTTCCcaaacttaagaaaaaaaacttattaacAGCTTACTTCCCGCTTTTCCATCGAATAGCCgagaatgatacaataccTCCTTCTCGATTGATAGAGCTGCTTACGAAGTTTGTAATTTCACTTGTTGAGAAGCGCGGACTTGATGTGGGGTTGAAATTGTGGGATCAAGGAACTGAAGTTCTTGGCATCTGTCGAACATTGATGAGTCACCATAAGAGCTCTAGATTATTTCTCGGACTCTCTCGCCTTCTTTCCCTCACATGTCTCTATTTCCCTGATCTGGAGGTCCGAGACAATGCTAG GATATATCTGAGGATGCTGGTCTGTATACCAGGACAGAGAATTAAGAACATTTTGAAGCCGGCAGATGCTGTCACTCCATCAACCCATTCTTCTACATTTTTTAGTGTTCAAAGTCCTCGTTTTCGTCATGATCCTAGTAAATCTCGGAACCTTTCATCCTATATTCATCTTGAACGGGTTACGCCCCTACTCGTGAAACAGTCATGGTCATTGTCTCTACCATCTCTAAGTGTTGGAACTGATGGATATAGcattatagaaaacaaaatccagGTAGATGAAGTTGAGCCGGATGGCAGTCAAGAACTTCAGATTTTGCCAGAAGCTCGAAGAATTGAATCAGGAAAACCTACGTTAAGGGTAATGGACTCAAAGATTGCAGAGATTCTAGAAAGATTAAGAAGATATTTCTCTGTGATTCCTGATTTCAAACACATGCCAGGAATTAAGGTTAGAATAACGTGTACTTTGAGATTGGATGCTGAACCATATAGCAGTATATGGGGAAGTGAAACTCAGAAAATCGATTTAGAGAAAGTCGACTCACCTCCTGCGATTTTCGCGACGGTGCTCAAATTCTCATCTTCAGCCCCTTATGGCTCTATTCCCTCATGTCGCATACCTTTCCTTCTCGGTGAGCCTCATTGGAACAGCAATGTACCCAATGAAGAAGTTTCTTTAGACATTGTCGTGGTAGAAAACACACTGAAAGAGGAGGAAAAAGATGGCTTGAGAGGAGCACCTGTAACAGTGGAACTGGAACCTAGAGAACCTACACCAGGTTTGGTCGAGGTTTCAATGGAAGCAAATGCAGAGAATGGTCAGATGATTCAGGGAAAACTCGAGAGTGTCCCTGTGGGGATTGAAGACATGTTCCTAAAAGCTCTTGCTCCACCGGACGAACCTGAAGATACAATACCGAGCTACTACTCAGATCTATTCAATGCTTTGTGGGAAGTGTGTGGTTCTTCGTCCAGCACTGCACACGAAACATTTGCACTAAAAGGTGGCAAAATGGCTGCAGCAGTCAGCGGGACTCGGTCAGTAAAACTGCTTGAAGTCCCTGCGGAAACTGTAATACAGGCCACTGAGCTTCGTTTAGCGCCCTTTGTGGTGGCTATCAGTGGAGAACAGCTTGTAAACATTGTAAGAGACGGAGGAATTATTGAGAACATTGTGTggaaggaagaggaagaagaacaaggggATCACACAAATGCGGACCAGCCTTCTTCATCCTCGGTGGGATTAAACCGAGGCCCTCTTCGTCTGACATACATTGGATATGGAGATGACCAAGAGGTTCCGATGACGAGAAGTAGGGGGAAAATGGGAACGATAAAGATGCTGATGTTTCTGCCGCCAAGATATCATCTAATGTTTGAAATGGAAGTTGGGCAAGGATCGACATTGGTGCATATAAGAACAGATTATTGGCCTTGCTTAGCTTATGTTGATGATTACTTagaagctttgtttttgtaa
- a CDS encoding AP-5 complex subunit beta-like protein (unknown protein; Has 84 Blast hits to 64 proteins in 35 species: Archae - 0; Bacteria - 0; Metazoa - 31; Fungi - 0; Plants - 24; Viruses - 0; Other Eukaryotes - 29 (source: NCBI BLink).): MTTTTPEKTPARPLSIQDWDVLIDDFRDAGAPRDWFTSVFQIDSLVDFALSSLLKKDFPTPVKLSILVFLDEFSPILFDNCGSDTFDRFIDVLRTIVQSPTDGSSGLKEQAMVSFTSVLVSIDSFSVGHVEAVVDLLLALVNRPNHGFDRQARAIASERTHAVQAYLLLFTTIVYNVVNQKLKVSLLSTSVPLVPFNAPNWMRDESSIMSQGQGLGPDQKELRRTLAFMLESPYLFTSCAMMEFMGMVVPLASALELQASMLKVQFLGMIYSFDPMLCHVVLLMYSRFPDAFEGQEKEIMRRLMLFSKETQIYLVFRLLALHWLMGLLNKHMLSGELEKRTSVLEMGQKFHPVVFDPLALKALKLDLLVQCSVSSNALSGGDNSKSAGDLLQDCLVSVSDFKWLPPWSSETELAFRTLHKFLICASTHSDSDPSTTRILMESSLFQNVQGLLVDMTLEFQILVPVIVAFIERLIHCHKHQWLGERFLQIVDENLLPKLKKKNLLTAYFPLFHRIAENDTIPPSRLIELLTKFVISLVEKRGLDVGLKLWDQGTEVLGICRTLMSHHKSSRLFLGLSRLLSLTCLYFPDLEVRDNARIYLRMLVCIPGQRIKNILKPADAVTPSTHSSTFFSVQSPRFRHDPSKSRNLSSYIHLERVTPLLVKQSWSLSLPSLSVGTDGYSIIENKIQVDEVEPDGSQELQILPEARRIESGKPTLRVMDSKIAEILERLRRYFSVIPDFKHMPGIKVRITCTLRLDAEPYSSIWGSETQKIDLEKVDSPPAIFATVLKFSSSAPYGSIPSCRIPFLLGEPHWNSNVPNEEVSLDIVVVENTLKEEEKDGLRGAPVTVELEPREPTPGLVEVSMEANAENGQMIQGKLESVPVGIEDMFLKALAPPDEPEDTIPSYYSDLFNALWEVCGSSSSTAHETFALKGGKMAAAVSGTRSVKLLEVPAETVIQATELRLAPFVVAISGEQLVNIVRDGGIIENIVWKEEEEEQGDHTNADQPSSSSVGLNRGPLRLTYIGYGDDQEVPMTRSRGKMGTIKMLMFLPPRYHLMFEMEVGQGSTLVHIRTDYWPCLAYVDDYLEALFL, encoded by the exons ATGACCACGACGACGCCGGAGAAGACTCCGGCGAGACCTCTCTCTATCCAAGATTGGGACGTTCTCATCGACGACTTCCGCGACGCCGGCGCTCCTCGCGACTGGTTCACTTCCGTTTTCCAGATTGATTCTCTGGTGGACTTCGCTCTCTCGTCTCTCCTCAAAAAAGACTTCCCTACACCAGTGAAGCTCTCAATCCTAGTCTTTCTCGATGAATTTTCCCcgattttgtttgataattgTGGTAGCGATACCTTTGATCGCTTCATCGATGTTCTCCGGACGATCGTGCAATCTCCAACTGATGGATCGTCAGGATTGAAAGAGCAAGCTATGGTCTCTTTCACGTCTGTGCTTGTATCGattgattctttctctgtaGGTCACGTTGAAGCAGTTGTTGATTTGCTTCTTGCGCTCGTTAATCGTCCTAACCACGGATTTGATCGACAAGCTCGTGCTATCGCCT CGGAGAGAACTCACGCCGTGCAAGCTTATCTTCTCTTGTTCACCACAATTGTCTACAATGTGGTTAATCAGAAGCTTAAGGTTTCACTTCTTAGTACCTCTGTACCTTTGGTGCCTTTTAATGCTCCTAATTGGATGCGTGATGAGAGTTCGATTATGAGTCAAGGTCAAGGGTTGGGGCCAGATCAGAAGGAACTGAGACGAACATTGGCTTTTATGTTGGAATCTCCGTATTTGTTTACTTCTTGTGCTATGATGGAATTTATGGGTATGGTTGTGCCACTTGCATCGGCGTTGGAGTTACAGGCTTCTATGTTGAAAGTTCAGTTCTTGGGGATGATTTATTCGTTTGATCCAATGCTTTGTCATGTTGTCTTGCTTATGTATTCTCGGTTCCCTGATGCGTTTGAGggacaagagaaagagatcatGAGACGTCTTATGCTCTTTTCAAAGGAGACTCAGATCTATCTTGTTTTCCGTTTGCTTGCGCTGCACTGGTTAATGGGTTTGTTGAATAAGCATATGTTGAGTGGGGAGCTTGAGAAGAGGACATCTGTTCTTGAGATGGGTCAGAAGTTTCATCCTGTCGTTTTTGATCCACTCGCTTTGAAAGCGTTGAAGCTTGATCTGCTGGTACAATGCTCTGTGAGTTCCAACGCTTTGAGTGGAGGTGATAACAGTAAATCTGCTGGGGATTTGTTGCAGGACTGCTTGGTATCGGTTTCGGATTTCAAATGGTTGCCTCCATGGAGCTCAGAAACTGAACTAGCATTCCGCACTTTACACAAGTTTCTGATATGTGCATCTACACATTCCGACTCTGACCCTTCCACCACTAGAATCCTTATGGAGTCTAGCCTCTTCCAAAACGTGCAG GGGTTGCTGGTAGACATGACTTTGGAGTTTCAAATCTTGGTCCCTGTTATTGTGGCTTTTATTGAGCGGTTGATTCACTGTCACAAGCATCAGTGGTTAGGAGAGCGGTTTCTTCAGATAGTCGATGAGAATCTGCTTCCcaaacttaagaaaaaaaacttattaacAGCTTACTTCCCGCTTTTCCATCGAATAGCCgagaatgatacaataccTCCTTCTCGATTGATAGAGCTGCTTACGAAGTTTGTAATTTCACTTGTTGAGAAGCGCGGACTTGATGTGGGGTTGAAATTGTGGGATCAAGGAACTGAAGTTCTTGGCATCTGTCGAACATTGATGAGTCACCATAAGAGCTCTAGATTATTTCTCGGACTCTCTCGCCTTCTTTCCCTCACATGTCTCTATTTCCCTGATCTGGAGGTCCGAGACAATGCTAG GATATATCTGAGGATGCTGGTCTGTATACCAGGACAGAGAATTAAGAACATTTTGAAGCCGGCAGATGCTGTCACTCCATCAACCCATTCTTCTACATTTTTTAGTGTTCAAAGTCCTCGTTTTCGTCATGATCCTAGTAAATCTCGGAACCTTTCATCCTATATTCATCTTGAACGGGTTACGCCCCTACTCGTGAAACAGTCATGGTCATTGTCTCTACCATCTCTAAGTGTTGGAACTGATGGATATAGcattatagaaaacaaaatccagGTAGATGAAGTTGAGCCGGATGGCAGTCAAGAACTTCAGATTTTGCCAGAAGCTCGAAGAATTGAATCAGGAAAACCTACGTTAAGGGTAATGGACTCAAAGATTGCAGAGATTCTAGAAAGATTAAGAAGATATTTCTCTGTGATTCCTGATTTCAAACACATGCCAGGAATTAAGGTTAGAATAACGTGTACTTTGAGATTGGATGCTGAACCATATAGCAGTATATGGGGAAGTGAAACTCAGAAAATCGATTTAGAGAAAGTCGACTCACCTCCTGCGATTTTCGCGACGGTGCTCAAATTCTCATCTTCAGCCCCTTATGGCTCTATTCCCTCATGTCGCATACCTTTCCTTCTCGGTGAGCCTCATTGGAACAGCAATGTACCCAATGAAGAAGTTTCTTTAGACATTGTCGTGGTAGAAAACACACTGAAAGAGGAGGAAAAAGATGGCTTGAGAGGAGCACCTGTAACAGTGGAACTGGAACCTAGAGAACCTACACCAGGTTTGGTCGAGGTTTCAATGGAAGCAAATGCAGAGAATGGTCAGATGATTCAGGGAAAACTCGAGAGTGTCCCTGTGGGGATTGAAGACATGTTCCTAAAAGCTCTTGCTCCACCGGACGAACCTGAAGATACAATACCGAGCTACTACTCAGATCTATTCAATGCTTTGTGGGAAGTGTGTGGTTCTTCGTCCAGCACTGCACACGAAACATTTGCACTAAAAGGTGGCAAAATGGCTGCAGCAGTCAGCGGGACTCGGTCAGTAAAACTGCTTGAAGTCCCTGCGGAAACTGTAATACAGGCCACTGAGCTTCGTTTAGCGCCCTTTGTGGTGGCTATCAGTGGAGAACAGCTTGTAAACATTGTAAGAGACGGAGGAATTATTGAGAACATTGTGTggaaggaagaggaagaagaacaaggggATCACACAAATGCGGACCAGCCTTCTTCATCCTCGGTGGGATTAAACCGAGGCCCTCTTCGTCTGACATACATTGGATATGGAGATGACCAAGAGGTTCCGATGACGAGAAGTAGGGGGAAAATGGGAACGATAAAGATGCTGATGTTTCTGCCGCCAAGATATCATCTAATGTTTGAAATGGAAGTTGGGCAAGGATCGACATTGGTGCATATAAGAACAGATTATTGGCCTTGCTTAGCTTATGTTGATGATTACTTagaagctttgtttttgtaa